From a single Chloroflexota bacterium genomic region:
- a CDS encoding sulfatase, with protein MNIDGQDIKNSGHHAHRLGGNTLRPNIVFAFADDWGRYASAYRNQPGESTIHELIETPNFDRMADEGALFLNAHVPAPSCTPCRSSILSGRYFWQTGLGAILAGARWDESIPTYPLLLEEAGYHIGYTYKVWSPGLAVNAPYGGARTMYESAGKRFNSFSEEVTGRPKGQSIDDAKRELFDETRSNFDSFLAARDDGSPFCYWWGPTNTHRTWQQGSGKELWGLDPDNLKGRMPDFLPDVHEVREDFNDYLGECMAFDTGLGVIIERLEEIGELDNTLIVVSGDHGIPGFPRAKCNLYNIGTEVAMAVRWHGHVEPGRTISDFVNLMDLAPTFMEAAGVDAPEGMIANSLVPLLESVESGRIEEGRDFVVTGRERHMLAREGDLPYPQRAIRTDDFLYIHNFEPDRWPAGDPAGLDDDSTEPPSKDDILNNYLAVYGDLDLGPTKVWMIYNRARADVKPLFQLGFGKRPREELYDLRDDPDYMRNVAYDSDYEQIRADLHARLLAVLQEQDDPRITESPPRFEQPPYAGPIPEAWQTENRRHLAATDPRTFALVYGR; from the coding sequence ATTAACATCGATGGGCAGGACATTAAGAATAGCGGCCACCACGCCCATCGTTTAGGAGGAAACACCTTGAGACCGAACATCGTCTTCGCGTTTGCGGATGACTGGGGCAGGTATGCCAGCGCGTACCGCAACCAGCCCGGCGAGAGCACCATCCACGAGCTTATCGAGACGCCGAACTTCGATAGGATGGCGGACGAAGGCGCGCTATTCCTGAACGCGCATGTGCCCGCGCCGAGCTGCACGCCCTGCCGCAGCTCGATTCTGTCCGGCAGGTACTTCTGGCAAACGGGGCTTGGCGCGATTCTCGCCGGCGCGCGCTGGGACGAATCCATTCCGACATACCCACTGTTGCTCGAAGAAGCCGGCTATCATATTGGTTACACATACAAGGTCTGGTCGCCCGGACTTGCGGTCAACGCGCCATACGGCGGCGCGCGCACGATGTACGAATCCGCCGGCAAGCGATTCAATAGCTTCTCCGAGGAAGTGACCGGAAGACCGAAAGGGCAGTCGATAGACGATGCGAAGCGGGAACTTTTCGATGAGACGCGGAGCAACTTCGACAGCTTCCTCGCCGCGCGGGACGACGGCAGCCCGTTCTGCTACTGGTGGGGTCCGACCAACACGCACCGCACTTGGCAGCAAGGCTCCGGAAAGGAACTGTGGGGACTAGACCCGGACAATTTGAAAGGGCGCATGCCTGACTTCCTGCCCGATGTGCACGAAGTCCGTGAAGATTTCAACGACTATCTGGGCGAATGCATGGCATTCGATACAGGACTCGGCGTCATCATCGAGCGGCTTGAAGAAATCGGTGAGCTGGACAACACGCTGATTGTCGTCAGTGGCGATCACGGCATACCCGGATTCCCGCGCGCGAAGTGCAATCTGTACAACATAGGCACGGAAGTCGCGATGGCAGTACGCTGGCATGGACATGTCGAGCCGGGACGCACCATCAGCGACTTCGTGAACCTGATGGACCTCGCGCCCACCTTCATGGAAGCGGCTGGCGTCGATGCACCTGAAGGCATGATAGCAAATAGCCTAGTGCCACTACTGGAATCCGTAGAGAGCGGGCGCATCGAAGAGGGCAGGGATTTCGTCGTAACCGGACGCGAGCGGCACATGCTCGCCAGAGAGGGCGACCTGCCGTATCCGCAGCGCGCGATTCGCACCGACGACTTCTTGTACATCCACAACTTTGAGCCGGACCGCTGGCCTGCAGGCGATCCCGCCGGCTTGGACGACGACAGCACAGAGCCGCCGTCCAAGGACGACATCCTGAACAATTACCTGGCAGTGTACGGCGATCTGGACTTAGGACCGACGAAAGTCTGGATGATATACAACCGGGCACGCGCGGATGTTAAGCCGCTGTTTCAGTTGGGCTTTGGCAAGCGCCCGCGCGAGGAGTTGTATGACCTGCGCGACGACCCGGACTACATGCGCAACGTAGCATACGACTCGGACTACGAGCAAATCCGCGCAGACCTGCACGCCCGTCTGCTGGCAGTGCTGCAAGAGCAAGACGACCCGCGCATAACCGAATCGCCGCCGCGATTCGAGCAACCGCCCTATGCCGGTCCCATCCCCGAAGCTTGGCAAACCGAAAACCGCCGGCACCTAGCCGCCACCGACCCACGAACCTTCGCGCTAGTGTACGGGCGGTGA
- the rsmD gene encoding 16S rRNA (guanine(966)-N(2))-methyltransferase RsmD, producing the protein MRYTVLTLRITGGEHRGRRFRLPRGADFRPTADRVKSAIFSILGTDAVQGARALDLYAGSGALGLDALSRGAASVDFVETNARRCGHIREALATLGLTERGAVHQGRAERIVESLSGGYGLVFADPPYAQDDWDRLMAALNRSGMLDDGGIVVAEHRHNLAMADEYGRLSLLTRRRYGDTAISIYGIGGFNA; encoded by the coding sequence ATGAGGTACACGGTCTTGACCCTGCGGATTACAGGCGGCGAACACCGCGGTCGCAGGTTCAGGCTGCCGAGAGGGGCAGACTTCAGGCCGACCGCCGACAGGGTAAAGAGCGCGATATTCTCGATTCTGGGAACGGATGCGGTGCAGGGCGCACGGGCGCTCGACCTGTACGCCGGCAGCGGAGCGCTTGGTCTTGATGCATTGAGCAGAGGCGCGGCAAGCGTGGACTTCGTGGAAACGAATGCGCGGCGCTGCGGACACATCAGGGAGGCGCTGGCAACGCTGGGCTTGACCGAGCGCGGGGCGGTGCATCAGGGCAGAGCGGAGCGCATCGTGGAATCTTTGTCAGGCGGGTATGGGCTGGTCTTCGCGGACCCGCCGTACGCGCAGGACGACTGGGACAGGCTGATGGCTGCGCTGAACCGCTCCGGAATGTTGGACGACGGCGGCATTGTGGTCGCCGAGCACCGGCACAATCTGGCGATGGCGGACGAATACGGCAGGCTGTCGCTGCTGACGCGGCGGCGATACGGCGATACTGCAATATCCATTTATGGAATTGGAGGGTTCAATGCGTAG
- a CDS encoding class I SAM-dependent methyltransferase — MKSPSVMQVRRVIERLARDGSIVARSDGTRHNIFPVAVSLAEGESLRKWVCREGAVHTIEIGLGYGVSALHVCEGLIMNGNPGARHVVLDPNQLRRFSDCGLQVLEDAGVRQFVEHYAELSEIALPQFLKEGRSFDLGFVDGNHRFDGVFLDLFYLGRLVRKGGILILDDYNLPGVRRAVSFFVSNLDWKIEDTIDDYAIVLRTARQADERDFRYFVEFGG, encoded by the coding sequence TTGAAAAGTCCATCCGTTATGCAGGTGCGGCGGGTAATAGAGCGGCTGGCACGGGACGGATCTATAGTAGCGCGCTCCGATGGAACGCGGCATAACATCTTCCCAGTAGCAGTAAGCCTAGCGGAGGGTGAATCTCTGCGAAAGTGGGTATGTCGCGAGGGCGCGGTTCATACGATCGAAATCGGTCTTGGCTATGGAGTCTCCGCACTGCATGTCTGTGAAGGCTTGATTATGAACGGCAATCCGGGCGCTCGACATGTTGTGCTCGATCCCAACCAACTCCGGAGATTTTCGGATTGTGGGCTGCAAGTCCTGGAGGATGCTGGCGTCAGGCAGTTTGTGGAGCATTACGCTGAGCTCTCAGAGATTGCACTACCCCAGTTTCTCAAGGAAGGGCGGAGTTTCGATCTGGGATTTGTTGATGGCAACCACCGTTTTGACGGAGTCTTCCTTGATCTGTTCTATCTTGGACGACTTGTTCGCAAGGGTGGCATTTTGATCTTAGACGACTACAATTTGCCGGGTGTCAGACGGGCCGTGTCTTTCTTCGTGAGCAACCTTGACTGGAAGATAGAGGATACCATAGACGACTACGCGATAGTCCTACGTACGGCACGACAGGCGGACGAACGAGACTTCCGATATTTTGTTGAGTTTGGCGGTTAA
- a CDS encoding alpha/beta hydrolase: MATSVQTTYEVQIEDVEYLRHGDKPFLARVFKPQGSGPFPVMVELHGGAWVNGDRENGNVPNEALARRGVVVVALDFRVPPEASYPASLADIHYGVRWAKTHAADWNGISDKVGAMGTSSGAHQAMLLGMRPNDARYAALSLSNGATNADGTLGCVIMVSPVIDPLGRYHYAQGLRDDVKPPASIGANTVKMHDMYWVTEEAMAEGAPARILAAGERTELPPTLCVARAYEASHPRPDLDEFIAQYRNAGGNIDVTIFEEEGTGVLSDLDSDVAQTALEQMTAFIHEHLA; the protein is encoded by the coding sequence ATGGCTACCAGCGTACAAACCACTTACGAAGTTCAGATCGAAGACGTGGAATATCTGCGGCACGGCGATAAGCCATTCCTCGCGCGCGTCTTCAAGCCACAGGGCAGCGGTCCCTTCCCCGTGATGGTCGAACTGCACGGCGGCGCTTGGGTGAACGGCGACCGCGAGAACGGCAATGTCCCTAACGAAGCCCTCGCAAGGCGCGGTGTCGTCGTGGTCGCACTGGACTTTCGCGTGCCGCCGGAGGCATCGTACCCTGCATCGCTTGCGGACATTCACTACGGCGTCCGCTGGGCGAAGACGCATGCCGCCGATTGGAACGGCATCTCGGATAAGGTCGGCGCGATGGGCACATCGTCAGGCGCGCATCAGGCTATGCTGCTCGGCATGCGCCCGAACGACGCCCGATACGCGGCGCTGTCGCTCTCCAACGGCGCGACCAATGCTGACGGCACGCTCGGTTGCGTCATAATGGTCTCGCCGGTCATCGATCCGCTCGGACGTTATCACTACGCGCAGGGGCTGCGCGACGATGTCAAGCCGCCCGCGTCCATCGGCGCGAACACCGTGAAGATGCACGATATGTACTGGGTTACCGAAGAGGCGATGGCGGAAGGCGCACCGGCGCGCATTCTCGCGGCGGGCGAGCGCACCGAACTGCCGCCAACTCTGTGTGTCGCAAGGGCATACGAAGCATCACATCCGCGCCCGGACCTCGACGAATTCATCGCGCAATACCGCAACGCCGGCGGGAATATCGATGTAACAATCTTTGAAGAAGAAGGCACCGGCGTCCTAAGCGATCTCGACTCCGATGTTGCGCAGACCGCGCTCGAGCAGATGACCGCGTTCATCCACGAACACCTAGCGTAG
- a CDS encoding glucose 1-dehydrogenase: protein MGRLDGKVALISGGARGQGAAEAMLFAKEGAKVVIGDLLDDEGRQVEAQIAELGGDATYVRLDVTSADEWDAAVQTALERYGRLDILVNNAGILGRRTGIEDTTSEQWDAILDVNAKGVFLGTKAAIPALQEAGGGSIVNISSIAGIIGSRNGIPAYQASKGAVRLLTKSTALQHAADNIRCNSVHPGMIVTAMTEETLAIPEMREFYDQNIPLGRLGTVDDIANGVLFLASDDSSFVTGSELVIDGGLVAQ, encoded by the coding sequence ATGGGACGACTAGACGGCAAGGTTGCGCTCATTAGCGGCGGCGCGCGTGGTCAGGGCGCTGCGGAGGCGATGCTCTTCGCCAAAGAAGGCGCGAAGGTGGTCATCGGAGACCTGCTCGATGACGAGGGCAGGCAGGTCGAAGCGCAGATAGCCGAACTCGGCGGCGATGCGACTTATGTCCGGCTCGATGTTACCAGCGCGGACGAATGGGACGCAGCCGTGCAGACCGCGCTCGAACGCTACGGCAGGCTCGACATTCTAGTGAACAACGCGGGTATTCTCGGCAGGCGCACCGGCATTGAAGACACGACATCGGAGCAGTGGGACGCGATTTTGGATGTCAACGCGAAGGGCGTATTCCTCGGCACGAAGGCGGCGATACCCGCGCTGCAAGAAGCCGGCGGCGGTTCCATCGTGAACATTTCGTCCATCGCCGGTATCATCGGCAGCAGAAACGGCATTCCGGCGTATCAGGCGAGCAAAGGTGCCGTGCGGCTCCTCACCAAATCCACCGCGCTGCAGCACGCCGCGGACAACATCCGCTGCAACTCCGTGCATCCCGGCATGATAGTAACTGCCATGACCGAAGAAACGCTTGCCATCCCCGAAATGCGCGAGTTCTACGACCAGAACATCCCGCTAGGCAGGCTAGGCACTGTGGACGACATCGCCAACGGTGTGCTATTCCTAGCATCCGACGATTCATCCTTCGTAACCGGCAGCGAACTCGTCATAGACGGCGGCCTGGTCGCCCAATAA
- a CDS encoding potassium channel protein, with protein MFRRFGVSVGILLILLFTGTVGYVLLEGWTWLDALYMTIITFTTVGYNEIYPLSTAGRIFNIFLIVGGVAAMLYFLTALMSHIVEEEIFAVFVRRRRMGRTLASMRRHYLLCGFGRVGKEVARAFAAEGVDFIVVDADESSIAEAQQLGYAYIQGNATEDDVLHAAGIGHARGLVAVTGNDSDNVYITLSARGLNDKLQVVARTSDIANENKLRRAGADKVISPLEIGGRRIAISAVRPLAADFADSMLRGTHNENLRFAEITIDGSSALSGTAIEEVVRRSNVEVLGLRQADGEMVAAPGRQIALTPGDTIFVIGGRDAV; from the coding sequence ATGTTCAGACGCTTTGGCGTGAGTGTAGGCATCTTGCTCATCTTGCTGTTCACAGGCACGGTGGGCTATGTGCTGCTGGAAGGCTGGACTTGGCTTGACGCGCTGTATATGACCATCATCACATTCACCACGGTCGGCTATAACGAGATATACCCGCTGTCCACTGCGGGGCGCATCTTCAACATCTTCCTGATTGTCGGCGGCGTGGCGGCGATGCTGTACTTTTTGACCGCGTTGATGAGCCATATCGTAGAGGAAGAAATCTTCGCGGTGTTCGTGCGGAGGCGCAGAATGGGAAGGACACTGGCAAGTATGAGACGGCACTACCTGCTATGCGGATTCGGTCGCGTTGGCAAAGAGGTCGCGCGCGCGTTCGCAGCGGAGGGCGTGGACTTCATCGTGGTGGACGCTGACGAGAGCAGCATCGCGGAGGCACAGCAACTAGGCTACGCCTACATTCAGGGCAACGCGACGGAGGACGATGTGCTGCACGCGGCGGGTATTGGGCACGCGCGTGGACTTGTCGCGGTAACCGGCAACGACAGTGACAATGTGTACATCACGCTGTCGGCGCGCGGGCTGAATGATAAGTTGCAGGTGGTTGCGAGAACGAGCGACATCGCGAACGAGAATAAACTCCGGCGCGCCGGCGCAGACAAGGTAATTTCACCGTTGGAAATCGGCGGACGGCGCATCGCCATATCCGCTGTCCGCCCGCTCGCTGCCGACTTTGCCGACTCAATGCTGCGAGGCACGCACAACGAAAACCTGCGCTTCGCCGAGATTACCATAGACGGGTCGTCCGCGCTGTCCGGCACTGCCATCGAGGAAGTAGTACGCCGATCGAATGTCGAAGTGCTAGGTTTGCGCCAAGCAGACGGCGAGATGGTAGCCGCGCCCGGCAGGCAAATCGCTCTAACCCCGGGAGACACTATTTTCGTAATAGGTGGCAGGGATGCGGTCTAG
- the coaD gene encoding pantetheine-phosphate adenylyltransferase, with translation MRRAIYPGSFDPAHNGHVDIATRASQLFDELIIAVYDAPPTKTLMFTTEERVKLFKQSIPHLDNVRVVPFTGLAPAVARSVDAGFIIRGLRAGVDFEMEFEMALMWRNVDPGIDVVCLMTALENQFVHSSRIKEVAQLGGRIENLIPPPVLAALNEKLGRT, from the coding sequence ATGCGTAGGGCGATATACCCTGGCAGTTTCGACCCGGCGCACAACGGGCATGTTGACATAGCGACTAGGGCGTCTCAGTTGTTCGATGAGCTAATAATTGCCGTGTACGACGCGCCGCCCACGAAGACGCTGATGTTCACGACCGAAGAGCGAGTGAAACTATTCAAGCAGTCCATACCGCACTTGGACAATGTGCGCGTGGTGCCGTTCACCGGACTTGCGCCCGCGGTGGCGCGCAGCGTGGACGCCGGCTTCATCATCAGAGGGCTGCGCGCGGGCGTGGACTTCGAGATGGAGTTCGAGATGGCGCTGATGTGGCGCAACGTCGACCCCGGCATCGATGTCGTATGCCTTATGACCGCGCTGGAAAACCAGTTCGTCCATTCGAGCCGTATCAAGGAGGTGGCGCAGCTCGGCGGCAGGATAGAAAACCTGATTCCGCCACCCGTGCTGGCAGCGCTGAACGAGAAGTTGGGAAGAACATAG
- a CDS encoding peptidase S16: MSPELPDRRTLPLFPLNTVLFPGASLPLQIFEERYKRLLQDCLDSDERFGIVLIKSGDEVGQPAIPHPIGTVAHITQVNEMRGDRFLIAVTGERRFKINTITRHRPYITADVSILPDVDSEEARPESESILRQLNEYLSLITGLQGGWTSEVRTSRDPAALSYFIAETLLIDLSEKQQLLEKPSTVSRLEAEAEVLRRDIDQLRERVAIELRAKFSRQ; this comes from the coding sequence ATGTCACCTGAATTGCCAGACCGCCGCACCCTGCCACTGTTCCCGCTGAACACTGTGCTGTTTCCGGGCGCATCTTTACCGTTGCAGATTTTCGAGGAGCGGTACAAGCGCCTGCTGCAAGACTGCCTCGACTCGGACGAGCGCTTCGGCATTGTGCTTATCAAGTCCGGCGATGAAGTCGGGCAGCCCGCGATACCGCATCCCATCGGCACGGTGGCGCACATCACGCAGGTGAACGAGATGCGCGGCGACCGCTTTCTAATCGCGGTTACAGGCGAGCGACGTTTCAAGATAAACACCATCACGCGGCATCGTCCGTACATCACCGCGGATGTTTCCATATTGCCGGATGTCGATTCAGAAGAGGCGCGCCCGGAGTCCGAATCCATCCTGCGGCAGTTGAACGAATACCTGAGCCTGATAACCGGGCTGCAAGGTGGCTGGACGAGCGAAGTTCGCACTTCGCGCGATCCTGCGGCGCTGTCGTATTTTATCGCGGAGACGCTGCTAATCGATTTGTCGGAGAAGCAGCAGTTGCTGGAAAAGCCGAGCACGGTGTCGCGGCTCGAAGCCGAAGCCGAAGTGCTGCGTCGCGACATTGACCAACTCCGCGAACGAGTAGCCATCGAACTGCGCGCGAAGTTCAGCCGGCAATAG
- the arsM gene encoding arsenite methyltransferase, whose amino-acid sequence MTGRLLYSLRRTFLAKGGTDMATNSYTDSDVKELVRERYGRLAQNADITTDTTNEDCCDDSCCGNELTTKNQLYEIDQLEGLPGEALLASAGCGNPTAIGDLDAGETVVDFGSGGGIDCFIAAKAVGESGRVVGIDMTPDMINLARKNAQTLGLDNVEFHLAEMESTPLEDDSVDVIISNCVINLAPDKDAVFREAYRILKPGGRMFISDMVLTAPLPAHATADAENWVQCLSGAEPQDVYMGRMSSAGLSDIDIMDSKPWKGEEEWASRVHSANIKAYKPA is encoded by the coding sequence ATGACTGGCAGGCTCTTGTATTCACTTCGCAGAACATTTCTCGCCAAAGGAGGTACGGACATGGCTACAAATAGCTACACAGACTCGGATGTGAAGGAACTGGTGCGCGAACGCTATGGCAGGTTGGCGCAGAATGCGGACATCACAACGGACACCACGAATGAGGATTGCTGCGATGACAGTTGCTGCGGCAATGAACTCACCACTAAGAACCAGCTTTACGAGATCGACCAGCTGGAAGGGCTGCCGGGCGAAGCGCTGTTGGCGTCTGCGGGTTGCGGCAACCCAACCGCTATCGGCGACCTGGACGCCGGCGAGACTGTCGTGGACTTTGGCAGCGGCGGTGGCATAGACTGCTTCATCGCGGCGAAGGCAGTCGGCGAGTCGGGCAGGGTTGTCGGCATCGACATGACCCCCGATATGATCAACCTCGCCCGTAAGAACGCGCAGACGCTCGGGCTGGACAATGTGGAGTTCCACCTTGCGGAGATGGAAAGCACGCCGCTCGAAGACGACTCTGTGGATGTGATTATATCCAACTGTGTCATCAACCTCGCGCCGGACAAAGACGCGGTATTCCGCGAGGCATACCGCATCCTGAAGCCGGGCGGAAGGATGTTCATATCGGACATGGTGCTGACCGCGCCTCTTCCCGCTCACGCTACCGCAGACGCAGAGAATTGGGTGCAGTGCCTGTCCGGCGCCGAGCCGCAGGATGTCTATATGGGCAGGATGTCGAGCGCGGGCCTGTCGGACATCGACATCATGGATTCCAAGCCATGGAAGGGCGAAGAAGAGTGGGCATCTCGCGTGCACAGCGCGAACATCAAGGCGTATAAGCCAGCATAG
- a CDS encoding glyoxalase codes for MKSTVIPGMRYRDTFAAINWLCDVLGFERKLVVPDGKGGVAHAELTLGGGMIMLGSHRESANDALSAPTTTGTLTQNAYIVVSDIDSAYDRAQSAGANIIYELQEQSYGGSLFSVRDPEGQLWHVGSYNPWAEQEGNP; via the coding sequence ATGAAATCCACCGTCATCCCCGGCATGCGCTATCGAGATACCTTCGCAGCCATCAACTGGCTCTGCGACGTGCTCGGCTTCGAGCGCAAACTCGTCGTGCCTGATGGCAAAGGCGGCGTGGCGCATGCGGAACTTACGCTTGGCGGCGGTATGATAATGCTCGGCTCGCACCGTGAAAGCGCGAATGACGCACTCTCAGCACCCACCACAACCGGCACACTGACGCAGAACGCATATATCGTAGTAAGCGACATCGATAGCGCATACGATCGCGCGCAATCCGCCGGCGCAAACATTATCTACGAGCTGCAAGAGCAATCATACGGCGGCAGCCTATTCTCCGTTCGCGACCCGGAAGGGCAACTCTGGCATGTAGGATCGTACAATCCATGGGCAGAGCAAGAAGGCAACCCTTGA
- the lysS gene encoding lysine--tRNA ligase, with amino-acid sequence MTQSENELFQVRLDKLERIRQRGVDPYPHNYDRTHTSAQAEALFAQAEASQPENARTEPVSVAGRIVAFRGMGRASFADLLDGDGRIQVMFRRNALPGAYETLDDLDIGDWLGVQGPLFRTRTGQVTVEAQDFTLLCKSLRPLPEKWHGLQDVEIRFRQRYLDLIANPEARRVAVMRSRIVSAVRRFMEGRGYIEVETPTLVPIAAGGMAHPFITHHNMLGRDLYLRIATELHLKRLIVGGLERVFEVGKIFRNEGLDMTHNPEFTSMESYEAFADYNDVMEMVEQMVYGAAMDVLGTPVVEYDGETIDFTPPWPRLSLLEQIREHSGIDFLDHPDIESMKTAMADIGIDVSQQLSWPGLMDKLISSRVEETLRQPCFLVDYPVEMSPLAKKKADDPRLVERFEGFVAGMEICNAFTELNDPVDQRRRFEEQEALRAQFAGEETDRLDEDFLIAIEHGMPPTGGLGIGIDRLAMLFSGHKTIREVVLFPQMR; translated from the coding sequence ATGACGCAGTCGGAAAACGAACTATTTCAGGTGCGGCTCGACAAGCTGGAGCGCATACGGCAGCGCGGCGTCGATCCATACCCGCACAACTACGATAGGACGCACACCAGCGCGCAGGCTGAGGCACTGTTCGCGCAGGCTGAGGCATCGCAGCCGGAAAACGCGCGCACCGAGCCGGTATCCGTGGCGGGACGCATCGTCGCGTTTCGCGGCATGGGCAGGGCGTCGTTCGCCGATTTGCTTGACGGCGATGGGCGCATACAGGTGATGTTCCGCCGCAACGCGCTGCCCGGCGCCTACGAAACGCTGGACGACCTAGATATCGGCGACTGGCTTGGTGTGCAGGGCCCCTTGTTCCGCACGCGCACTGGGCAGGTTACCGTTGAGGCGCAGGACTTCACACTGCTGTGCAAGTCACTGCGGCCGCTGCCGGAAAAGTGGCACGGATTGCAGGATGTGGAAATCCGATTTCGCCAGCGATACCTAGACCTGATAGCGAATCCGGAAGCGCGGCGGGTCGCCGTTATGCGCAGCCGCATAGTCAGCGCGGTGCGCCGCTTCATGGAAGGGCGCGGATACATCGAAGTCGAAACGCCAACGCTTGTGCCAATCGCCGCCGGCGGTATGGCGCACCCGTTCATCACTCACCACAACATGCTTGGCAGAGACCTGTACCTGCGTATCGCCACTGAGCTGCACCTGAAGCGACTCATCGTGGGCGGCTTAGAGCGCGTCTTTGAAGTGGGCAAGATATTCCGCAACGAAGGGTTGGACATGACGCACAACCCGGAGTTCACTTCGATGGAAAGCTACGAAGCGTTCGCCGATTACAACGATGTGATGGAGATGGTCGAGCAGATGGTGTACGGCGCGGCGATGGATGTGCTCGGCACGCCGGTCGTGGAATATGACGGTGAGACTATTGACTTCACGCCGCCATGGCCTCGCCTCAGTTTGCTTGAGCAGATACGCGAGCACAGCGGCATAGACTTCCTGGATCATCCGGACATAGAATCTATGAAGACGGCGATGGCGGACATCGGTATTGATGTTAGCCAGCAGCTGAGCTGGCCCGGCTTGATGGACAAGCTCATATCTTCGCGCGTGGAAGAAACGCTGCGCCAGCCTTGTTTCCTCGTGGACTATCCGGTGGAAATGTCGCCGCTCGCCAAGAAGAAGGCGGACGACCCGCGCCTTGTGGAGCGCTTCGAAGGCTTTGTCGCCGGCATGGAGATATGCAACGCCTTCACCGAGCTGAACGACCCGGTTGACCAGCGCCGCCGCTTCGAGGAACAAGAGGCTTTACGCGCGCAGTTTGCCGGTGAGGAGACGGACAGGCTAGACGAAGATTTCCTGATAGCGATCGAACACGGCATGCCGCCGACGGGCGGGCTTGGCATCGGCATAGACCGGCTCGCCATGCTGTTCTCCGGGCACAAGACCATCCGCGAAGTTGTGCTATTCCCGCAGATGCGCTGA
- a CDS encoding type II toxin-antitoxin system HicA family toxin has protein sequence MESREVIRRLRRDGWSLRNMSGSHHHFTHPQKPGVVSVQHPRRDIPIGTLRSIFRQADWDWRTR, from the coding sequence ATGGAAAGCAGGGAGGTCATACGGCGACTCAGGCGTGATGGTTGGAGCCTGAGAAACATGAGTGGCAGCCACCACCATTTCACGCATCCCCAAAAGCCGGGAGTCGTCTCAGTGCAGCATCCCCGAAGGGACATTCCTATCGGCACGCTACGTAGCATATTCAGACAGGCAGACTGGGATTGGAGAACACGATGA